One Gossypium arboreum isolate Shixiya-1 chromosome 13, ASM2569848v2, whole genome shotgun sequence genomic window, GTTGTTAGACAAAACCAACCTCACGGTTTGGCAGTCATTTGGCCACCCTACGGATGTTTTATTTCTTGGTCAAAAGTTAGCATCAGGGCAGAAGTTGAGGTCAAGTGTATCGCCATTCGATTCTAGTGAAGGTTTGTTTGCATTTGGTATCATTGATGGTGTATTCACTGCTTATATAGATTCAGATCCTTATCAAATGTATTACAGATCGTTTGTCTCCGAAGATCAATCCTATGCTGAATTCCGAACTGGAGGCTTCGGGAGTTTGATAATGGCAGCCCCAGCTAATTTTATACAGTTGGGAAGTGATGGCCACTTGAAGGCATATGAGTTCAAAGAACAAGGATTGAAGTGGGTGGGGACTGATATGCTCGACATTGATCAATGCAGTTATCCATTGGCATGTGGAAAATATGGCGTTTGTTCAGAAACGGGATGCAGTTGCCCTGATGATGCAAGTGAAAACGAAACAGCTTATTTTAAGCCAAATAATTTTACAGCAGATGATGGATGTCATGCCATTTCACCAATCTCTTGTGAGCTATCTCTTTATCATGGTTTTCTGGAGCTCCGAAGAATCAATACTCGATACTTGGATTATATCTTGTCCTCCAAGACATTACAATTAGAAGATTGTAAGGAAGCCTGTTTAAAGAATTGTTCTTGCAGAGCTATCATGTATAATGGAAGGAACAAATGCCTTCTTCTATCTCAAGTGTTCTCCATTGAGAAGAAAGAAGGTTTTGATTATGCCACAACTTTTATAAAGGTGCAAAG contains:
- the LOC108462349 gene encoding EP1-like glycoprotein 2, translating into MIMKTNVSSYFPMITLLILLVIPSSYLGDAEIIGYPSFVNGPNSWRNTPSSDFSFWESAGVRPILVYGKFVFGFQCSFEGDNCLIVVSIFKTSSDGNSRFSPQVVWAAGRNNPVEIQALLELTSQGQLILKDANDTLVWSPSTASKSISRLTLGSEGSLKLLDKTNLTVWQSFGHPTDVLFLGQKLASGQKLRSSVSPFDSSEGLFAFGIIDGVFTAYIDSDPYQMYYRSFVSEDQSYAEFRTGGFGSLIMAAPANFIQLGSDGHLKAYEFKEQGLKWVGTDMLDIDQCSYPLACGKYGVCSETGCSCPDDASENETAYFKPNNFTADDGCHAISPISCELSLYHGFLELRRINTRYLDYILSSKTLQLEDCKEACLKNCSCRAIMYNGRNKCLLLSQVFSIEKKEGFDYATTFIKVQSSPIFSQSPSRNPSSPNFPRRKRQNTIVIVGSLLGTIFGVFLIFSFLFLNLKMVSKNMRKII